A genomic window from Montipora foliosa isolate CH-2021 unplaced genomic scaffold, ASM3666993v2 scaffold_164, whole genome shotgun sequence includes:
- the LOC137986252 gene encoding uncharacterized protein isoform X1, producing MVTSSGASHCCLGNASIISNHQGIQKTFDVEVGTMGKDTTQNSTMRDSVITTPISFRLVVMSLELDKVYTIFLNNQHCLILHMEPRMYKMSGCAGVFSLIGHATNYVVTDVLSNFA from the exons ATGGTTACAAGTTCAG GAGCTTCGCATTGTTGTCTAGGCAATGCTTCCATCATTAGTAATCACCAAGGG ATCCAAAAGACGTTTGACGTCGAGGTGGGAACAATGGGAAAGGACACTACTCAGAACAGCACAATGAGGGACTCAGTGATTACGACACCAATTTCTTTTAGACT GGTGGTGATGTCACTCGAGCTGGATAAAGTTTACACAATTTTCCTGAACAATCAG CATTGTCTCATCTTGCATATGGAGCCTCGAATGTACAAAATGTCTGGGTGTGCTGGGGTCTTCTCCCTCATTG GTCATGCTACAAACTACGTTGTTACTGATGTACTGTCCAACTTTGCctga
- the LOC137986252 gene encoding uncharacterized protein isoform X3 has protein sequence MGKDTTQNSTMRDSVITTPISFRLVVMSLELDKVYTIFLNNQHCLILHMEPRMYKMSGCAGVFSLIGHATNYVVTDVLSNFA, from the exons ATGGGAAAGGACACTACTCAGAACAGCACAATGAGGGACTCAGTGATTACGACACCAATTTCTTTTAGACT GGTGGTGATGTCACTCGAGCTGGATAAAGTTTACACAATTTTCCTGAACAATCAG CATTGTCTCATCTTGCATATGGAGCCTCGAATGTACAAAATGTCTGGGTGTGCTGGGGTCTTCTCCCTCATTG GTCATGCTACAAACTACGTTGTTACTGATGTACTGTCCAACTTTGCctga
- the LOC137986252 gene encoding uncharacterized protein isoform X2, whose amino-acid sequence MVTSSGASHCCLGNASIISNHQGTSLQQLQKDIKKGLVVMSLELDKVYTIFLNNQHCLILHMEPRMYKMSGCAGVFSLIGHATNYVVTDVLSNFA is encoded by the exons ATGGTTACAAGTTCAG GAGCTTCGCATTGTTGTCTAGGCAATGCTTCCATCATTAGTAATCACCAAGGG ACTTCTCTGCAGCAACTTCAGAAAGACATCAAGAAGGGTCTGGTGGTGATGTCACTCGAGCTGGATAAAGTTTACACAATTTTCCTGAACAATCAG CATTGTCTCATCTTGCATATGGAGCCTCGAATGTACAAAATGTCTGGGTGTGCTGGGGTCTTCTCCCTCATTG GTCATGCTACAAACTACGTTGTTACTGATGTACTGTCCAACTTTGCctga